A genome region from Anastrepha obliqua isolate idAnaObli1 chromosome 4, idAnaObli1_1.0, whole genome shotgun sequence includes the following:
- the LOC129245474 gene encoding uncharacterized protein LOC129245474, which translates to MLQKDANLNTILEEWPQYKQSFGHLMIELDFKKLYPEKQNLLFDKWESFCQAIPPLLEIYIKDSNSLTTWRQFKEGSINADAKDLVIFYLLHSVLIPTGRTYRTCKQTKKNTSSSTLLQIQEIVSYCGHRHVVNFSQN; encoded by the exons ATGCTACAAAAAGatgccaatttaaatacaattttagaagAATGGCCTCAGTATAAGCAGAGTTTTGGACATTTAATG ATAGAACTGGATTTTAAGAAGCTGTACCCCGAAaagcaaaatttgttatttgataaATGGGAGAGCTTCTGCCAAGCGATTCCACCTTTGCTAGAAATTTACATTAAAGATTCAAACAGCTTAACTACTTGGAGGCAGTTTAAAGAAGGAAGCATCAATGCTG ATGCAAAAGACTTAGTCATTTTTTATCTTCTACACTCTGTCTTAATTCCAACTGGCCGAACATATAGAACATgcaaacagacaaaaaaaaacacttcatcAAGTACACTATTGCAGATTCAAGAAATAGTTTCTTACTGTGGGCACCGACATGTAGTGAACTTCagtcaaaattga
- the LOC129245475 gene encoding uncharacterized protein LOC129245475, which translates to MDELIEILIELEGEPFLNVFIESGLTKESLKLLKPSHLDTLIDTSQFGPRVIFEHNLLNWQAQQGIKTQAIHTEACALLANEYRGEESFEAILSKSAGGSQILKYYAQKKCLTPKYRKLLAATVANYFISAEVHPNPKTFEAFANKIVDLFTSESKV; encoded by the exons ATGGAtgaattaatagaaattttaattgagttGGAAGGCGAACCGTTTTTGAACGTGTTTATTG AAAGCGGTCTAACTAAGGAATCATTGAAGCTCCTAAAGCCAAGCCATTTGGATACATTGATCGACACATCGCAGTTTGGACCAAGGGTAATTTTTGAGCATAATCTGCTCAATTGGCAAGCGCAACag GGAATAAAAACACAAGCCATTCACACTGAGGCATGCGCTTTATTGGCAAATGAATATCGTGGCgag GAATCTTTTGAAGCAATACTCAGTAAGTCGGCGGGTGGATCACAAATCCTGAAATACTATGCGCAAAAAAAGTGTCTCACTCCAAAGTATAGGAAACTTCTAGCTGCAAcagttgcaaattattttatttctgctgaAGTACATCCAAACCCTAAAACATTTGAAGCTTTCGCCAATAAAATTGTGGATTTATTTACGAGTGAATCTAAAGTCTGA